Proteins found in one bacterium genomic segment:
- a CDS encoding restriction endonuclease, with the protein MPVPEFHRFLRPVLEVLADGRDWVWKDVEVSIAGLFHLTQEERDDPTPSGKKTRLSDRVQWACTYLRQAKLLENQSRGIYRITKRGLDYLKVAPNPIKPSDLTCFPEFADFQRRTRSKATGVSVGLLDDQDSISAEKQTPAETMDAAYQEHREALAEEILQVVKSVTPAFFEQAIVQLMLKLGYGGPDMEAGKTLGRSGDGGIDGVINQDKLGLDKIYLQAKRWDNGSVGSKEIQAFVGALSGQGATKGVFITTSSFSKSALEYARSNKSFTLSLIDGLELSRLMIEYDLGVALVKRYDVKRVDSDFFEG; encoded by the coding sequence ATGCCCGTACCTGAATTCCATCGTTTTTTGCGTCCCGTCCTAGAAGTACTCGCGGATGGACGAGACTGGGTATGGAAAGACGTTGAAGTCTCTATTGCAGGTTTATTCCACCTGACTCAAGAAGAGCGAGACGATCCGACACCCTCGGGCAAGAAAACACGTTTGAGCGATCGCGTTCAGTGGGCTTGCACATATCTTCGCCAAGCCAAACTGCTGGAGAATCAAAGCCGAGGGATTTACAGAATTACCAAACGGGGTCTCGATTACCTCAAAGTCGCACCAAACCCAATCAAGCCAAGCGATCTGACGTGTTTTCCAGAATTCGCTGATTTCCAGAGGCGAACCAGAAGCAAGGCTACTGGCGTTTCTGTAGGCCTCTTGGACGACCAGGACAGCATCAGCGCGGAGAAGCAAACGCCAGCGGAGACCATGGATGCCGCCTATCAAGAGCACCGAGAGGCTCTTGCCGAGGAGATACTACAAGTGGTTAAGAGCGTAACGCCTGCGTTTTTTGAGCAGGCGATTGTCCAACTGATGCTCAAGCTCGGCTACGGCGGGCCTGACATGGAAGCTGGCAAGACTCTTGGCCGATCAGGAGATGGGGGGATTGACGGCGTCATTAACCAAGATAAGCTGGGATTGGACAAGATCTATTTACAAGCCAAACGGTGGGACAACGGCTCCGTTGGTAGTAAGGAAATACAAGCCTTCGTCGGTGCGCTTAGCGGGCAAGGCGCAACCAAAGGAGTCTTCATCACGACGTCATCGTTTAGCAAGAGCGCTCTCGAATATGCTCGTAGCAACAAGAGCTTTACCCTCTCCCTGATCGATGGCCTCGAGTTGTCCAGACTGATGATCGAGTATGACTTAGGCGTTGCCCTTGTAAAGCGCTACGATGTGAAACGCGTTGATTCGGATTTCTTCGAAGGCTAG
- a CDS encoding ribonuclease H-like domain-containing protein, producing MLRATFLHSPGVGPETERRLWRQGASDWETFLRNPERWNLPVGKRELLINVLEESAEALEKKDFPYFARMLPSQHRWRVFPDVIDKIGYLDIETNGDTHAGSVTVVGLYTDGQMYSFVKGMNLHLFPGIVEQCDALVTFNGNAFDIPILESLFPKAGLRNKIHIDLCPTLRRLGLKGGLKIVEDIVGIERSSETHGLNGWDAVRLWYQYQRGNKEALEILLKYNKEDCVNLEPLMQHAYQGLKAQLFDQNCRQGAETQ from the coding sequence ATGTTACGAGCTACATTTTTACACTCACCGGGAGTTGGGCCGGAGACTGAAAGAAGGCTGTGGAGACAGGGGGCGAGCGATTGGGAAACCTTTCTGCGAAACCCTGAACGATGGAACCTACCTGTCGGCAAGAGGGAACTACTTATAAACGTCCTTGAAGAGTCGGCAGAAGCATTAGAAAAGAAAGATTTCCCTTACTTTGCCCGGATGTTGCCCTCTCAACATCGATGGCGAGTTTTCCCCGATGTCATCGATAAAATCGGCTATCTTGATATTGAAACGAACGGCGATACCCATGCCGGTTCTGTAACTGTGGTTGGGCTTTATACCGACGGACAAATGTACTCCTTTGTAAAAGGAATGAATCTACACCTCTTCCCTGGGATTGTCGAACAATGCGATGCGTTGGTGACATTTAATGGAAATGCTTTTGATATCCCAATCTTGGAATCACTCTTTCCAAAGGCAGGGCTTAGAAATAAAATCCATATTGACCTCTGTCCGACATTGCGCAGGCTTGGTTTAAAGGGCGGACTAAAGATTGTTGAAGATATTGTGGGGATCGAACGGTCTTCCGAAACACATGGGCTTAATGGATGGGATGCCGTGCGGCTTTGGTATCAATATCAAAGGGGCAACAAAGAAGCTTTGGAAATACTCTTGAAGTACAATAAGGAAGACTGTGTGAACCTCGAACCGCTAATGCAACATGCCTACCAGGGGTTAAAGGCGCAATTATTTGACCAGAACTGCAGACAAGGAGCAGAAACACAATGA
- the glyS gene encoding glycine--tRNA ligase subunit beta, giving the protein MPDLLLEIGTEEIPAVYMSDTLEQVEHVFKTKLEDARIEFEDVRMFGTPRRIVIRVLGVAEQQQDLKRAVRGPAVKTAYDAEGKPTKALEGFLRGQSITIDQLMRIDTPQGEYVVAYKIDEGRVTIEVLADLIPELIKNLAFPKFMRWGEARIKFVRPIRWILALLGSDVIPFDIDGIKSSNKSRGHRFLAPEEFTVTDADDYFQGIREAWVMVNPSERETVIREGVEEIAESVGIPVIDADLLDENVFLVEYPTPLLGKFDESLLELPEAVLITAMKKHEKFFPIRDKNGKLTPYFVSIRNGNKENLDTVREGNERVLTARFNDAKFFFDEDLKHNLDYFAGRLDRLVFQEKLGTIKAKIQRLEHIVAKLGEAVGWDSETRAMALQATHISKADLVSGMVVELPSLQGVIGGEYARREGVSEYVAEAIEQHYLPKGAGDHIPDNLLARAISLSDRIDTLVGYIGLGYMPTGSSDPFALRRAAQGIVEILAEEDDFPTISELRSWAYEAFQKQEITLEPEEKVTENLNALFQIRLSSLLEQESVRYDLARAAMNAGWTDSVSRLVARALLLQEFSTTEYWQTVVTAAVRPANIINAARKNKIDFSEKLSDVDENLFEAPEENTLFQAVTAISPEITGYERIGQYDNIFETLATLAEPINQVFDAVMVMAEDPAKRKNRLTLMAGINHLFLSFADFTQVVTEGEG; this is encoded by the coding sequence ATGCCTGATCTATTGCTGGAAATTGGTACGGAAGAGATACCGGCCGTTTATATGAGTGACACCCTTGAACAGGTGGAACATGTATTCAAAACAAAGCTTGAAGATGCTCGAATCGAATTTGAAGATGTTCGAATGTTCGGCACACCACGGCGCATAGTTATAAGGGTGCTTGGGGTAGCGGAACAACAGCAGGATCTCAAACGAGCTGTTCGCGGGCCTGCTGTGAAGACTGCTTATGATGCTGAAGGCAAACCCACCAAGGCTTTAGAGGGCTTCTTGCGTGGCCAGAGCATTACTATCGACCAACTTATGCGAATCGATACTCCTCAGGGTGAATATGTAGTCGCTTATAAGATCGATGAAGGCAGAGTGACAATCGAAGTATTAGCCGACTTAATCCCCGAATTAATTAAAAATCTTGCATTCCCCAAGTTCATGCGCTGGGGAGAGGCGCGTATAAAGTTTGTTCGCCCCATTCGCTGGATTCTTGCATTATTAGGTTCAGATGTCATTCCCTTCGATATAGACGGTATCAAAAGCAGCAATAAATCTCGTGGTCACCGATTCCTTGCTCCTGAAGAATTTACAGTTACTGATGCGGATGATTATTTCCAGGGTATCAGGGAAGCTTGGGTTATGGTGAACCCGTCTGAGCGTGAAACCGTGATTCGTGAAGGGGTTGAAGAAATCGCCGAATCAGTTGGAATTCCTGTGATTGATGCCGACTTGCTCGATGAAAATGTCTTTTTGGTGGAGTACCCGACGCCTCTGTTGGGTAAGTTCGACGAGTCTTTGCTCGAATTACCCGAAGCAGTGCTAATTACCGCCATGAAGAAGCATGAAAAGTTCTTCCCCATCCGCGACAAAAACGGCAAGTTAACCCCCTACTTTGTCTCTATTCGAAACGGAAATAAGGAAAACCTTGATACCGTTCGCGAGGGTAACGAGCGAGTACTGACAGCTCGTTTCAATGACGCCAAGTTTTTCTTTGATGAGGATTTAAAGCATAACCTCGATTACTTCGCCGGCCGACTCGACCGATTGGTTTTCCAAGAAAAATTGGGCACGATTAAGGCCAAGATTCAACGGCTCGAACATATCGTTGCCAAGCTGGGCGAGGCTGTTGGCTGGGATTCTGAAACAAGGGCAATGGCTCTTCAGGCAACTCATATTTCTAAAGCTGATCTTGTAAGCGGCATGGTTGTCGAACTGCCATCCCTTCAAGGAGTGATTGGAGGCGAATATGCTCGTAGAGAAGGGGTTTCTGAGTATGTTGCGGAAGCAATTGAACAGCATTACCTGCCGAAAGGGGCAGGCGATCACATACCCGACAACCTCTTGGCCCGAGCGATCTCGCTTTCAGATCGCATCGATACTTTAGTCGGTTATATCGGACTTGGCTATATGCCAACCGGTTCGAGCGATCCATTTGCCCTTCGACGAGCCGCTCAGGGAATTGTAGAGATTTTGGCGGAAGAAGATGATTTTCCCACTATCTCGGAATTGCGTTCATGGGCATACGAAGCCTTCCAAAAGCAGGAAATCACTCTAGAGCCGGAAGAAAAGGTTACAGAAAACCTCAATGCCCTCTTCCAAATCAGATTGAGTTCACTCTTAGAACAAGAGAGTGTGCGCTATGACCTGGCTCGCGCAGCGATGAACGCCGGTTGGACCGATTCGGTAAGCCGTTTAGTCGCCCGCGCGCTGCTGCTTCAAGAGTTTTCGACCACGGAATATTGGCAAACGGTTGTCACAGCCGCAGTGAGGCCTGCCAATATCATCAATGCGGCCCGAAAGAACAAGATCGATTTTAGCGAGAAACTCAGTGATGTGGATGAGAACCTGTTTGAAGCTCCGGAGGAAAACACCCTCTTCCAAGCCGTCACTGCAATATCCCCTGAAATCACTGGCTATGAGCGTATCGGTCAATATGACAACATTTTCGAAACATTAGCGACACTCGCTGAACCTATCAATCAAGTATTCGATGCGGTAATGGTTATGGCTGAGGATCCCGCCAAACGCAAAAACCGCTTAACCCTAATGGCAGGCATCAACCATCTCTTCCTTTCTTTCGCCGATTTCACTCAAGTTGTTACAGAGGGTGAGGGTTAG
- a CDS encoding pyridoxal phosphate-dependent aminotransferase — translation MSTTNRMGKRTSKVKPFMVMDVLARAQQLMAEGRSIIRLEIGEPDFPTPACVVEAAQKALGEGATTYTHSLGLLELREAISEYYFKNYGVEVSPARILITMGSSAALTLAVASTIEAGEKVLLTDPAYACYPAFLHLTEAQPLYVPLDESDGFRIHPEQVLPYADKAKAIIINSPANPTGQMVEPETLAALANSGLTVISDEIYHGLTYGKRAHSILEFTDQAFVVDGFSKRYAMTGWRLGWLVAPTEYVRSAQIWQQNLFISACHFAQKGGVAAIREAGPELERMRGIYHERRDYIVSALRELGFGLPVAPDGAYYVLANAKFLDSDALRLSRAILEEAGVAITAGDDFGELSHGYIRFSYANSLDNLKEAVRRIREWISKR, via the coding sequence ATGAGTACAACAAATCGAATGGGCAAACGAACGAGCAAAGTCAAGCCGTTTATGGTCATGGATGTGCTAGCGAGAGCACAGCAATTAATGGCCGAAGGGCGATCGATTATTCGCCTGGAAATTGGTGAACCGGATTTTCCGACGCCCGCATGCGTGGTTGAGGCGGCGCAGAAGGCTTTGGGCGAAGGTGCCACCACTTATACCCACAGCCTTGGCCTTCTCGAATTACGGGAGGCCATTTCGGAATATTACTTCAAGAACTACGGTGTCGAAGTTTCACCTGCAAGAATTCTTATCACAATGGGTTCCTCAGCGGCATTAACTTTGGCGGTGGCTTCAACAATTGAGGCTGGTGAGAAGGTTCTACTGACCGATCCGGCCTATGCTTGCTATCCGGCGTTTTTACATCTTACGGAAGCTCAGCCATTGTACGTTCCCCTTGATGAGAGCGATGGTTTCCGCATTCACCCTGAGCAAGTGCTTCCCTATGCCGATAAGGCCAAAGCAATTATCATCAACTCACCTGCCAATCCAACAGGTCAGATGGTCGAACCAGAGACACTGGCCGCTCTGGCTAATTCAGGGCTAACCGTTATCTCCGATGAGATTTATCACGGCTTGACATACGGCAAGCGCGCGCATTCGATTTTGGAATTCACCGACCAGGCGTTCGTGGTTGATGGTTTTTCGAAACGCTATGCGATGACCGGTTGGAGGTTGGGTTGGTTGGTTGCGCCGACAGAATATGTGCGATCCGCTCAGATATGGCAGCAGAATTTATTTATCTCTGCCTGTCATTTTGCGCAAAAAGGCGGCGTTGCAGCTATACGAGAAGCTGGTCCCGAACTCGAACGAATGCGCGGTATTTATCATGAGCGTCGAGACTATATTGTCAGCGCATTACGCGAACTTGGATTTGGCCTGCCGGTAGCGCCAGATGGCGCTTATTATGTCTTGGCTAACGCGAAGTTTTTGGATAGCGATGCGCTCCGGTTGTCCCGAGCAATCTTAGAGGAAGCGGGGGTAGCGATCACGGCTGGGGATGACTTTGGGGAACTTTCACACGGATATATTCGGTTCAGTTATGCCAATTCTCTTGATAACCTCAAAGAAGCTGTCCGAAGAATTCGAGAATGGATATCCAAGCGCTAA
- the rpoB gene encoding DNA-directed RNA polymerase subunit beta: MKEIKHSSKYINHVQEVPSLTEIQLDSYKWFLEEGLPELFQSFSPIWDFTGNHYIELLDFVLGEPKYSVSECRDRDMTFEVPIRARVRLGGKEREVIESEVYLGDLPLMTDMATFIINGRERVIVSQLTRSPGLYFSDDVDFSMQILVMSKVIPSEGPWLEIESDPNSVVRTQIHQTKKLPFTLLLKAMTSIPEAKAPVHLTLDRAIHCRLEEPIVDAETGEVLAEKGSVVTDGLIASLPETMRTQKVLVSYVCSTNEDLLFTFGRREILENPTKEQLNGKRALEDIIDPKTSKVIVKKLGRIERATVEKIEKLGLERLEVLNVNRYIEATLDQDPSHDAHEALLDIYRRLRPGEPANEESARQQLFSLFFDSRRYDLAKVGRYQLNKKLDLDVPLDVRHLTVEDLVQTLFYMGEVREGNEGSDDIDHLRNKRIRSVGELLQSQLRLGFLRMEKVARERMTSQDPEHILPSVILSIKPISASIKSFFSSSQLSTFMDQTNPLSELVNKRRLSALGPGGLSRTSAKLEVRDVHRSHYGRICPIETPEGPNIGLIGQLTVYAKIDDYGFIETPVQVVKAGKVTKEIIYLSASEDDQMKIAPADVKLDDEGNIIPETVQVRYLSAYPLVPRLEVEYMDVSPVQIISIATACIPFLENDDANRALMGANMQRQAVPLLVTESPIVKTGYERYAAVDSGAAIIARKPGLVEYVTSGEIKIRPDEPDGTEIDGFDYYKLMHMQQSNKSTCFTQNPIVVPGQRVVKAQPIADGASCDKGELALGRNVMVAFMPWGGYNYEDAILVSERLVKDDVYTSIHIERHETEAVDTKLGPEEITRDIPNVGEEALKDLDENGIIRIGAEVRPEDILVGKVAPKGHVEMTAEERLIIAIFGKKAEETRDVSLRLPHGEKGQVIDVKVFARFKYLCQNNDCKHIHNLSKRPERMICDRCEGELKQLPGDELPAGVNHLVRVFTAQKRRLMEGDKMAGRHGNKGVISKIMPEEDMPFLPDGTPVDIVLNPLGVPSRMNIGQILETHLGWAGDVLDCKFVNPAFEGSTEAEILTELDRMAEKLRRDVLTNYLSSELDLNVKFTRGSTVIKMLAAVREELQKVSEDKLEQISKSVAGPIVNPLLLEQAEEKEEVFDEETPEVEEEPNNAPAEVLDGIVERIRQNVWVRCGVDEHTGKCTVRDGRSGDAFENPVTVGMIYILKLEHLADEKIHARSIGPYSLVTQQPLGGKAQFGGQRFGEMEVWALEAYGAAYMLQEILTIKSDDVMGRVKTYESIVKGETMHEPGIPESFKILVNEMRSLCLKVSVEDAQDKEIDLKQLEELATGDDWRLSRSAGFFA, encoded by the coding sequence ATGAAGGAGATTAAACACTCTTCCAAGTACATTAACCACGTGCAGGAAGTGCCTAGTCTCACCGAGATTCAACTTGACTCCTACAAATGGTTCCTCGAAGAGGGCTTACCAGAACTATTCCAAAGTTTTTCGCCTATTTGGGATTTTACAGGGAACCACTACATTGAACTTTTAGATTTCGTACTGGGCGAACCTAAGTACAGCGTTAGTGAATGCAGGGACCGCGATATGACGTTCGAGGTCCCTATTCGTGCGCGTGTGCGGTTGGGCGGAAAAGAGCGCGAAGTCATCGAATCCGAGGTATACCTCGGGGACCTTCCGCTCATGACCGACATGGCCACTTTTATTATCAATGGTCGTGAACGTGTTATCGTCAGCCAGCTCACTAGGTCGCCAGGACTATACTTCTCGGACGACGTCGATTTCTCAATGCAGATTTTGGTGATGTCAAAAGTCATCCCATCTGAAGGTCCATGGTTGGAGATTGAGAGCGACCCGAACTCCGTTGTCCGCACTCAAATTCATCAAACGAAAAAGCTGCCGTTTACGCTTCTTCTTAAGGCAATGACCTCGATACCCGAAGCGAAGGCGCCTGTCCATCTCACTTTGGATAGAGCGATTCATTGCCGATTGGAAGAACCGATTGTCGATGCGGAGACCGGTGAAGTGCTCGCCGAAAAAGGTTCGGTTGTGACCGATGGCCTTATTGCAAGTCTTCCTGAGACCATGCGAACCCAAAAAGTACTGGTCTCATATGTTTGCTCAACGAATGAAGACCTCTTGTTCACCTTCGGCCGCCGCGAGATACTTGAGAACCCAACTAAAGAGCAATTAAACGGCAAGCGTGCGCTTGAAGATATTATCGACCCCAAAACGAGTAAGGTCATCGTCAAGAAGCTCGGTAGAATTGAACGGGCTACTGTTGAGAAGATCGAAAAGCTCGGTCTCGAGCGTCTCGAAGTCCTCAACGTGAACCGCTATATCGAAGCTACACTCGATCAGGACCCATCGCACGATGCGCATGAGGCATTACTCGATATCTATCGGCGATTGCGTCCGGGTGAACCGGCTAATGAGGAATCTGCACGTCAGCAGTTGTTCTCGTTATTCTTCGACAGCCGCCGTTATGATTTGGCGAAGGTCGGGCGCTATCAACTGAATAAGAAGCTGGATCTCGACGTACCTCTCGATGTGCGTCACCTGACAGTTGAAGATCTAGTTCAAACCCTGTTTTACATGGGCGAAGTCCGTGAAGGAAATGAGGGTTCGGACGACATCGACCACTTGAGAAACAAGCGCATTCGGTCGGTCGGCGAACTGCTCCAAAGTCAGCTACGACTTGGTTTCTTGCGTATGGAGAAAGTCGCTCGCGAACGAATGACATCGCAAGACCCTGAACACATTCTGCCAAGCGTCATACTCTCGATCAAGCCGATTTCGGCCAGCATCAAGAGCTTCTTCAGCAGCAGCCAGTTATCGACGTTTATGGACCAGACCAACCCGCTATCGGAGTTGGTTAATAAGCGACGTTTATCGGCTTTAGGCCCTGGCGGTCTTAGCCGAACGAGCGCCAAGCTGGAAGTTCGTGACGTTCACCGTAGCCATTACGGACGCATCTGTCCTATCGAAACGCCTGAAGGTCCGAACATCGGTCTTATTGGCCAGTTAACGGTCTATGCAAAGATCGACGATTACGGCTTCATCGAGACACCTGTACAAGTAGTAAAGGCTGGCAAGGTAACGAAAGAAATCATCTATCTATCCGCTAGCGAAGATGATCAGATGAAGATCGCTCCTGCCGACGTGAAATTGGACGATGAGGGGAATATCATCCCCGAGACGGTCCAGGTACGTTACCTAAGCGCTTACCCGTTGGTGCCTCGGCTTGAAGTCGAATATATGGACGTTTCGCCGGTGCAGATCATATCGATTGCTACTGCGTGTATTCCGTTCCTCGAGAACGACGACGCAAACCGCGCGTTGATGGGCGCGAACATGCAGCGACAGGCAGTGCCGTTGCTCGTTACCGAGTCTCCTATCGTGAAGACCGGCTATGAGCGATACGCTGCGGTCGACTCGGGAGCTGCCATTATTGCGCGCAAGCCCGGTTTGGTCGAATATGTGACTTCGGGTGAAATCAAGATTCGTCCTGATGAGCCGGACGGCACAGAGATTGATGGTTTCGATTACTACAAACTGATGCACATGCAGCAGTCAAATAAGTCGACCTGCTTTACGCAGAACCCGATTGTAGTGCCGGGGCAACGTGTTGTAAAGGCACAGCCAATTGCCGACGGCGCATCATGCGATAAAGGCGAATTGGCGCTTGGACGCAACGTAATGGTCGCGTTCATGCCATGGGGCGGTTACAACTATGAAGACGCCATACTAGTTTCCGAGCGGCTCGTAAAAGATGATGTTTACACATCCATCCACATTGAGCGCCATGAGACAGAGGCAGTTGACACCAAGCTTGGCCCTGAGGAAATCACTCGTGATATTCCGAACGTGGGCGAAGAAGCATTGAAGGACCTCGACGAAAACGGCATCATCCGCATCGGCGCTGAGGTGCGACCTGAAGACATTCTAGTTGGTAAGGTTGCTCCGAAGGGGCATGTCGAGATGACTGCTGAAGAAAGACTCATTATCGCCATCTTCGGTAAGAAGGCAGAGGAGACGAGAGACGTCTCGCTACGATTACCGCACGGCGAAAAGGGTCAGGTTATCGATGTCAAGGTGTTCGCGCGCTTCAAGTACCTGTGCCAGAACAATGATTGTAAACATATCCACAATCTGAGCAAGCGACCGGAGAGAATGATCTGCGACCGTTGTGAGGGTGAACTCAAGCAGTTGCCTGGTGATGAGCTTCCGGCGGGTGTCAACCACCTGGTACGTGTGTTCACTGCCCAAAAGCGAAGATTGATGGAAGGCGATAAGATGGCTGGGCGGCACGGCAATAAGGGCGTTATCTCGAAGATTATGCCTGAAGAAGACATGCCATTCCTGCCTGACGGCACGCCGGTTGATATCGTGCTCAACCCGCTCGGAGTTCCTTCTCGTATGAACATCGGGCAGATTCTGGAGACCCACCTTGGTTGGGCCGGCGACGTACTGGATTGCAAGTTCGTCAACCCGGCATTCGAAGGTTCGACCGAAGCGGAAATTCTTACCGAACTCGACCGAATGGCCGAGAAACTGCGACGCGATGTGCTGACCAATTATCTTAGCTCGGAGCTTGATTTGAACGTGAAGTTCACACGCGGCTCGACCGTTATTAAGATGCTGGCCGCAGTTCGCGAAGAGTTGCAGAAAGTATCGGAAGATAAGTTAGAGCAAATCAGCAAATCCGTTGCCGGTCCTATCGTCAACCCGCTCTTACTTGAGCAGGCTGAGGAAAAGGAAGAAGTCTTCGATGAGGAAACTCCGGAAGTGGAAGAGGAACCTAACAACGCTCCTGCGGAAGTTCTCGACGGCATCGTTGAGCGCATCCGACAGAACGTATGGGTTCGCTGCGGTGTTGACGAACACACTGGCAAATGTACGGTTCGTGACGGACGATCCGGTGACGCGTTTGAAAACCCTGTCACTGTGGGGATGATCTACATTTTGAAGCTAGAGCACCTTGCAGATGAGAAGATACACGCCCGTTCGATTGGGCCTTACTCGCTGGTTACCCAGCAGCCACTCGGTGGTAAAGCGCAGTTCGGCGGACAGCGGTTCGGTGAAATGGAAGTTTGGGCGCTTGAAGCTTACGGCGCAGCCTACATGCTTCAAGAGATCCTGACTATTAAATCGGACGACGTCATGGGCCGTGTAAAAACCTATGAATCTATTGTTAAGGGCGAGACGATGCACGAACCCGGAATTCCGGAATCGTTCAAAATCCTCGTTAATGAAATGAGAAGCCTCTGCCTAAAAGTTTCGGTAGAGGACGCCCAAGACAAGGAAATCGATCTAAAACAACTCGAAGAGCTGGCGACGGGTGATGACTGGCGATTATCGCGGTCCGCCGGTTTCTTCGCCTAG